The Streptomyces pratensis genomic interval TGCCGCGCATGTAGAGGAAGGCGACCCGGGGGCGGCTTCCCTCGGGCACGGCCGACCTGGCGTCCGCGATCTCCTTCTGTATGCGCGTGTTGAGTGCCTTGCCCGCCGAGGGGATGCCCAGGGCCTCGGCGACCCGGGTCGTCCGGGTGGTGACGTCCGAGAGCCGTGTGGCGGGGTCGAGCACCACGACAGGGACGCCCGCGTCGCGGATCTGGCCGATGGCCTCGCTCGGACCGGTGTCGGTGTCGGCGAACACCACCGTGGGGCGGAGGGAGAGCACGCTCTCCGCGCCGACGTCGTGCGCCTTGGTCACCAGGGGGAGTTCCTTCGCCTCCTCGAAGGTGGCGGTGATGTCGCGGCCCACGACCCGGTCGCCGAGGCCGAGGGTGAAGACGATCTCGGCGATGCCGCCGTTGAGCGGCAGGATGCGCGAGGTGTCCTCGACCGTGACCCTGCGCCCGTCGGAGGATTCCACGGTGACCGGCAACCGCGGTGCGGGCGGCTCGCCTTCCAGGGGTACGACGGTGTTCTCGGCGAGCCGGTCCGCCGCCTCGGCGGCGCGCTCGCTCGCCGACGCCGGCGCTGCGGTCCCGGGCCCGGTACCGCCGGACCCGCTTCCGCAGGCCCCCGTCAGCAGGGCGAGAGCAAGGCCGACGACCACGGCCCCGTGGCGTCGCGACAGGGACAGTGGGGGCCGTGGGGGTCTCCCGGATACGCGCATGGCTCGACCGCTCCTCTCCTGGGCGCCCGGCACCCGTCTCCCGGTACACCGCGTCTGGCCCCCCGATCGCAACTAGCTTAGGTTAGGCTTCCCTTCGTTAACTACCGTGGGGTGGGGACATTGAGTTGGTCGTCCGGTGTGCATACGGGACGGGGCGTACGATTCGCCGCCGTCATGGTGGGTTCGGTCGCGCTGCTGCTGCCCGGGGCGTCGCCCGCGGTGGCCGCGGGCGCTTCCGCGACGGGCCCCGAGGGGCAGAAGCTCACGGTCTCCAAGGCGGCAGGTCTCGCCGAGGCCGGCGAGACCGTGACCGTGACGGGCTCCGGTTACAACGTGGAGAAGGGCGTCTACGTCGCCTTCTGCGTGGACAACGGAGCCGGCAGGACGCCGACGCCCTGCGTCGGCGGCGTGGACATGGCGGGTGAGTCCGGGGCTTCCGTCTGGGTCTCCTCCAACCCTCCGTCGTACGGGGAGGGGCTCGCCGAGCCTTACGGCGGCAGCGGGCACAAGGGCACGTTCAGTGTGCAGCTCAAGGTGCGGGCCAAGGACGCCAACACCGACTGCGCGAAGTCCGGGGTGACATGTTCCGTCATCACCCGCAACGACCACACGCGCGGCGGTGATCAGAGTCAGACCGTCCGCATCCCCGTGAAGTTCGGCGACGGCGCGGGTGCGTCGGACGGTGCCGCCGTCGGGGCGACCCCGAGTGCGCCGGCCGGTGCCGGTGCGACCGGATCGAGCACGTCCGGATCCGGTTCCACCGGTGGAACGGACGCGGGTGCCGGGTCGGGCGACGGGGTGAAGACGCCGAAGGGCCCGCTGGCGAGCACCGGTTCAGGTCTCACGCTCCCGCTCGGCCTGACCGCGGCCGGCCTGGTCGTGGCCGGCGCCGGCGCATGGTTCGTGGCGCAGAGGCGCCGCCGCGACGGACGGACGCCCGGGCCGGGCGTGAACCCGGCGTGAACCGGGCCGTCCTGGCGTGAATCAGGGCCTGGCCCGGCGTGCATCAGGCCTGACCGACACAGCGTCGTATCCCGGAGGGGAATGTGAACGTGGAGATGGTGACCAGGAGACGGCGTGCCACGCGATCGGGCACGGCCGTACTGGCCGGTGGTGTCCTGCTCGCCCTGCTCCAGCCGGGTACGGCTGCCGCCGGGCAGGACCCGCTGCCGGACGAGGTGTCCGGCGGCTACGCGAGCTGGGCGGTGGCGTCCGCCGGACTCGCGGACCACGGGGTGTCCCTGGAGGTGGAGGAGCCCGCCGTAAGGGGGGCCGCGGACCGCGCGTGGTTCCCCGCGGAAGAGGGCGGGGCTGACCTCGGGACCGGTGACGCCGAGGTCGGCCTGGCCGGAACGGCACGGCTCACCGGCTCCACGGACCCGGCCGCAGCCCCCCTGGACCTCACCGGCCTGCGGTTGCGCATCGATGACGGGGAGGGCGCCCTGTACGTCCGCACCGGGCAGGACGGCGCGGAAGCGGGCGTGGCGTTGGCCGGTCTGCGGGCCGACGGCGCCGAACACGTCGTACGGGCAGGCGGGATGACCTGGAGCGGCCTGCGGGCCTCGCTCACGGCCGACGGCGCGCGGCTGCTTTCCGACTGGAGCGGGCGTCCGTTCACCGAGGGGGACGCCCTCGGCCGGATCGACGTGACGCTCGGAACCGGCGGCGCGGTGCCCGGTGCGCCCGGAGAGCCGGACGGGGTGTCACCGTCCCAGCCCCCGACGGACGGTGCGACCCCGGCCCCGGACCCGGGTCAGGAGGCCGGGGGCGCGGAGCCTGCGGCCCCGACCGCGTCGGTCGGGCAGTCGGACGTGGCGGCCGGGGCCGAACAGAGCGTCGTCGGCGAAGGGTTCGAGCCAGGGGAGGTGGTGCTCGTCGCCATCGACGACGACACCCGCTACCAGGCGGTGGCAGACGGTTCGGGCCGCGTCTCCCGGGCCTTCCCCGTGTACGCCACCGCGACCGAGGGCTCGCACACGGCCGAGCTGTACTCGGTGTCCGGAGACCGTCGCGCTGCCGTCGGATTCCACGTGCGGCCCGTGGGCTGACGCGGTCGGGCCGGGACCGCCCGGTGAACTCAGTGGGAGCGGGTCGCGGGTGCGGTCCGCTCCCAGACGTGTGCCGAAATCGCCAACTCGGCTGCTGAAAGGGCTTTTCAGCGCTTCTTTGCCAGTCATTGACAGTCGCCCGCAACATGTACTTAGGTTTGCCTTACCTAAGCAAGAACGGGTGAGTGGGCCGGCCGGCCACCCCGACCGGTGACGGGTCGTACCCGCGCCGGCGGCCCGTCCGTGCTCCCGACAGTTCAGACCTGACTCCTGGAAAGGTGCTCTGCCGACATGAGAGCTGTTCCGTCCTCCCGTACCGCCGCCCGCGCCGGTCTCGCCGTCCTCGCCTCCGCCGCCCTGACGCTCGGCCTGGCCTCCTCCGCCTCTGCCGCGACCTCGACCCGCACGGTCACCGAGGGCACCACCACCTACAACCTGTCGCTCGCGGCCCCGGACAGCGCCACCGCGTCCGGCCAGGTCATCACGGTCACGGGCTCCGGCTACAACACGGGCCAGGGCGTCTACGTCGGCCTGTGCGCGGTCGACGGCACCCAGGGTGCGAACAAGCCCACCCCCTGCCTCGGTGGTCAGGACGAGAGCGGGGCCACCGGTGCCTCGCACTGGGTCAACAACACCTTCGGAGGGCTGTTCGCCAACAGCTCCAAGTTCGGTACCGGCGGCACCTTCAGCGTGCAGATCTTCGTCAAGGCCACCCTCGACGACGGCCGTGTCTGCGGCGAGGACGTCGACTGCGCAGTGGTGACCCGCGCCGACCACCTCGACAGCAGCGACCGCAAGTACGACGTCCACGTCCCGATCGCCTTCCAGTAACCACCTGCCGGGCCGGGCTCCGCGTCGCCGGGGCCCGGCTTCCGCCGTACCGGGGTGCCGGGCGCATCCGACAAGTGAGGAACACTTCATGGCAGACGACACGTCGGCCCGGCGAAGGCCGGACCGCGCGGGCAGACCCCGCCCCGGACGCCCGGCGTCATTCCTGACCGCGGCCGCGCTGCTCGCCGCCGGTCTCGCGACGGGGCCGTCGGCGCAGGCCGCGGACGCCCCGAAGACGGCGATCGGCAAGGACGGCCAGCGGCTCACGGTGTCCGCGTCCGCGCACCTCGACCCGGCAGGCGACATTATCCGTGTCACGGGCGAGGGCTACGACTCGGCCAAGGGCGTCTACATCGCCTTCTGCAAGGACAACGGGGACAACCGCATCCCCTCTCCCTGCCTGGGCGGCGCCGACATGACGGGAGGCGGCGGTTCGTCGCAGTGGATCGTCCCCCGGGGTGATGTCTACGAGGGCGATCTGGCCAAGCCCTACGGCGACGGTGGCAGCTTCGACGTCGAGATCGACGTCGAGCAGCGGGGAGACGGGCTCGACTGCACCAGGGTCACCTGCGCCGTCGTCACACGTGTCGACCACCGCGGCAGCGGCGACCGCTCCCAGGACGTCCGTATCCCCGTCACCTTCGAGGGTCAGGACACCGGTGGCGGCGACGGCGGGGGAGACGGGGTCGACGTGCCCGCCGGCACCGTCAGCTACCGGCAGACCGCGGAGTTCACCGGCGCCGGCAAGCCGTTGGACCTCCTGCTGCACCCCGATTCGGGGAAGCTGTACGTCGGCGCGGACAACATCGCCGACACCTCGGACGTGAACGAACAGGGCCTGTACGCCCTGGACGCGTCCGACGGCACGGTCCGCAGCGTGGTCACCCAGGCGCCCGGCTCCAACGGGGCGCTCGCCTCCCGCAAGGTCGCGCAGATCGTCGCGCCCCTCGCCGGGGACGGCGTCGTCTTCCACTACCCCCTGCGGGGTATCGGCACCGCCGAGGACGGTGACGAGGCCGCGAAGGGCGTCTGGCTCACCGGCTCCACCGTCACCGGTACCGGCGCGGGCACCGAGGCCGCCACCGTCCTGGTCCAGCAGGGCGCGGCCCTCAGCGAGATCGAGACCGCGACCGGTGCGGTCCGGCGGACACTCACCCTCGGCGGAGGCTCCGAGCTCGGGGTGGACGGCGCCCGGGACACCGCCTGGTCGGGCTGGTCCGGGGGCCTGCTGAGCCGTGTGGACACCAAATCCTTCGCCGTGACCGCGACGGCCCAGCTGCCGGCCGAGATGCTCTGGTTCGTCACCCCCGACCCCGCGACCGGGAACGTCTGGGTGGGCAGCGGGAACGACGTCCTCGTCTTCGACCGGGACGCCGAGGCGCTCGCCACCATCGAAGGGCCCGAACGGGCCGTGGACGTCGCCTTCGACACCGGCACCGGCCGTGCGTTCGTCGTCTGGCAGGACAGCGGCGACACCAGCAACGGCGGCGACAACGACAGTTCGCTCGGGATCTACGACACCACGACGTACGAGGAGGCCGCCGAGCCGGCCCCGCTGCCCGGCAGCCCGGGACAGACCGGCCAGGCCACCGTGGCGGTCGCCCCGGGCGGGACCACCGTCTACGTCGCCAACCCGGCCGCGAGCAAGATCACCAAGCTCGACCGCCGGATGTCCCCGAAGGTCACCCAGGCCCCCACGGACCAGTCGGTCGCGCCGGATACCCGGGTCGTCCTCGTCGCCGCTGCCGAGGGCGCCCCCGAACCCACGGTCCGCTGGCAGGTCAGCGCGGACGGGGCCCAGACCTGGAAGGACGTCGAGGGGGCGACGGCCGGCAGGTACGCCTTCACCGCGAAGGCGGCGCACGACGGATACCTCTACCGCGCCGAGTTCACCAACGCGACGGGCACCACCCGCACCGCCCCCGTCACCCTCACCGTCACCACGCCCGGCGGCGGCACACCGGGCGGCGGCGGGGGCGCCGGCCCCTCGGAGCCGTCCGGCACGAAGACCGTCACGGGCCCCGAACAGCAGAAGCTCACCGTCACCCCGGTCAACGACCTGGCCACCGAGGGGCAGAAGCTGAAGGTGACCGGCTCCGGCTACGACGAGGACAAGGGCATCTACGTCGCCCTGTGCGTCGACAACGGCGAGGGCGAACTGCCCAGCCCG includes:
- a CDS encoding heme/hemin ABC transporter substrate-binding protein, encoding MRVSGRPPRPPLSLSRRHGAVVVGLALALLTGACGSGSGGTGPGTAAPASASERAAEAADRLAENTVVPLEGEPPAPRLPVTVESSDGRRVTVEDTSRILPLNGGIAEIVFTLGLGDRVVGRDITATFEEAKELPLVTKAHDVGAESVLSLRPTVVFADTDTGPSEAIGQIRDAGVPVVVLDPATRLSDVTTRTTRVAEALGIPSAGKALNTRIQKEIADARSAVPEGSRPRVAFLYMRGSAAVYLLGGKGSGADSLVEAAGAVDAGVGSGLDRPFTPITSEGLVAARPDAILMMTKGLDSVGGVDGLAEIPGIAQTPAGMNRRVVDLEDGVLLSFGPRTPLVIDILVDRLHST
- a CDS encoding HtaA domain-containing protein codes for the protein MVTRRRRATRSGTAVLAGGVLLALLQPGTAAAGQDPLPDEVSGGYASWAVASAGLADHGVSLEVEEPAVRGAADRAWFPAEEGGADLGTGDAEVGLAGTARLTGSTDPAAAPLDLTGLRLRIDDGEGALYVRTGQDGAEAGVALAGLRADGAEHVVRAGGMTWSGLRASLTADGARLLSDWSGRPFTEGDALGRIDVTLGTGGAVPGAPGEPDGVSPSQPPTDGATPAPDPGQEAGGAEPAAPTASVGQSDVAAGAEQSVVGEGFEPGEVVLVAIDDDTRYQAVADGSGRVSRAFPVYATATEGSHTAELYSVSGDRRAAVGFHVRPVG
- a CDS encoding immunoglobulin I-set domain protein; amino-acid sequence: MADDTSARRRPDRAGRPRPGRPASFLTAAALLAAGLATGPSAQAADAPKTAIGKDGQRLTVSASAHLDPAGDIIRVTGEGYDSAKGVYIAFCKDNGDNRIPSPCLGGADMTGGGGSSQWIVPRGDVYEGDLAKPYGDGGSFDVEIDVEQRGDGLDCTRVTCAVVTRVDHRGSGDRSQDVRIPVTFEGQDTGGGDGGGDGVDVPAGTVSYRQTAEFTGAGKPLDLLLHPDSGKLYVGADNIADTSDVNEQGLYALDASDGTVRSVVTQAPGSNGALASRKVAQIVAPLAGDGVVFHYPLRGIGTAEDGDEAAKGVWLTGSTVTGTGAGTEAATVLVQQGAALSEIETATGAVRRTLTLGGGSELGVDGARDTAWSGWSGGLLSRVDTKSFAVTATAQLPAEMLWFVTPDPATGNVWVGSGNDVLVFDRDAEALATIEGPERAVDVAFDTGTGRAFVVWQDSGDTSNGGDNDSSLGIYDTTTYEEAAEPAPLPGSPGQTGQATVAVAPGGTTVYVANPAASKITKLDRRMSPKVTQAPTDQSVAPDTRVVLVAAAEGAPEPTVRWQVSADGAQTWKDVEGATAGRYAFTAKAAHDGYLYRAEFTNATGTTRTAPVTLTVTTPGGGTPGGGGGAGPSEPSGTKTVTGPEQQKLTVTPVNDLATEGQKLKVTGSGYDEDKGIYVALCVDNGEGELPSPCVGGVDMTGKAHTSAWVSSNPPDYGKDLAVPYTAGGSFDVELTVDAKDEFTDCFVSTCALVTRADHTLSGDRSQDVKVPVAFVGQDPVDTDGGTGGTDGGTDGGADGGTDGGSTGGSTGGTSGTSGSGSVSGGTAAAASPSGGSLASTGATVVSVAAVAALLMAAGWFAYRRTGGRRDTAGPAV